The stretch of DNA GTTGGCGTCCATCAGGTTGACCACCTCGCGCAGGGGTGCGCTCAAGCACACGTTTTCCGTGGGTTTCACCCGCCGGTAGCGCGACTCCTCAAACGCCAGGATGTCCTCGATCCCCTCCACCAGCGCTTTGCCGTACAGCCCCTTGATCCAGTCCAGCGCCATATGAAACGCACCGGAAGGGCTCGATGCCGTCAGCCGGTCGCGATCAATCACATAGGGTTCGCTGCTGACCTGCGTCGCCTTGCAGAAATCAGCGAGGGCCGGGCGATGTTCCGGGTGCACGGCGCAGCGGTAGCCGCCCAGCAATCCTGCACGCCCCAGGAACCACGCACCATTCCACAAACCGGCCAGGCTCACACCCTGCTCCGAGGCGCTTTTCAGCAGGTGGATAAACTCCTCCGCAGCCTTCAGTTCAGTGCGATAGCCACCGCATATCACCAACAGGTCCAACTCTTTAAGCACCGAAGACTCAAGCCGCGCATCGGGCCGGATCACCAGCCCCAGGTCACTGATCACCTCGCCTTCCCGCAAGCCGAAGGTCGAGGTAGAAAAAGAAGCGGGCCGCAGCAGGTTGGCGGTGATCAGCGTATCCAGCGCCTGGGTAAACGCCGGCAGCGAAAAATGTT from Pseudomonas sp. NC02 encodes:
- a CDS encoding GlxA family transcriptional regulator; translation: MKGKNLRYLNENPGEARQTVRAGFVLLEHFSLPAFTQALDTLITANLLRPASFSTSTFGLREGEVISDLGLVIRPDARLESSVLKELDLLVICGGYRTELKAAEEFIHLLKSASEQGVSLAGLWNGAWFLGRAGLLGGYRCAVHPEHRPALADFCKATQVSSEPYVIDRDRLTASSPSGAFHMALDWIKGLYGKALVEGIEDILAFEESRYRRVKPTENVCLSAPLREVVNLMDANLEEPLELEQLAVYAGRSRRQLERLFKDQLGTTPQRYYLELRITEARRLLQHTELSQVDVLVACGFVSPSHFSKCYSAYFGYRPSKEKRLVK